A region from the Benincasa hispida cultivar B227 chromosome 12, ASM972705v1, whole genome shotgun sequence genome encodes:
- the LOC120067487 gene encoding uncharacterized protein LOC120067487, translating to MSPYALVYRKACHLPLELEHKVQWALKKLNLDLPSTGEARKLQLNELAEWRTTAYENTKLYKKQTKRWHDSRICKKDLAIGQRVLLFNSHLHLFLSKLKSWWSGPFIVKGVFPHGAVELSSEDGGNMFKVNGQRVKPYYGGMVNRVKETIDLAGQA from the coding sequence atgtccccatatgcacTAGTGTATAGGAAGGCTTGTCACCTTCCGTTAGAATTGGAACACAAGGTGCAATGGGCCCTAAAGAAGCTGAATTTGGATCTACCAAGCACAGGAGAGgcaagaaaacttcaattgAATGAGCTAGCTGAATGGCGAACTACCGCATATGAAAACACCAAGCTCTATAAGAAGCAGACGAAAAGATGGCATGATAGTAGGATCTGTAAGAAAGATTTAGCTATTGGTCAAAGAGTTTTGCTATTTAACTCCCACCTTCATCTTTTCCTAAGTAAACTAAAGTCATGGTGGTCTGGACCTTTTATTGTGAAAGGAGTTTTCCCTCATGGTGCAGTTGAATTATCAAGTGAGGATGGGGGCAATATGTTCAAGGTCAATGGTCAACGAGTAAAGCCTTACTATGGAGGCATGGTGAATCGCGTCAAGGAAACCATTGACCTAGCCGGGCAAGCCTGA